One window of Triticum dicoccoides isolate Atlit2015 ecotype Zavitan chromosome 5A, WEW_v2.0, whole genome shotgun sequence genomic DNA carries:
- the LOC119298817 gene encoding ras-related protein Rab5A: MAANAGAGAGGSKIRNAKLVLLGDVGTGKSSLVLRFVKGQFVEFQESTIGAAFFSQTLAVNDETVKFEIWDTAGQERYHSLAPMYYRGAAAAIVVYDITNAASFTRAKKWVQELQAQGNPNTVMALAGNKADMLEARQVPVEEATTYAQENGLFFIETSAKTAINVNDVFYELAKRLLAGQQAQNPQAGMVLSQRPAERMVSSTSCCSS; the protein is encoded by the exons ATGGCGGCcaacgccggcgccggcgccggtggcAGCAAGATCCGCAACGCCAAGCTG GTTCTTCTGGGGGATGTCGGCACCGGCAAGTCCAGCCTGGTGCTCCGGTTCGTCAAGGGCCAGTTCGTCGAGTTCCAG GAATCGACCATCGGCGCGGCCTTCTTCTCGCAGACCCTGGCGGTCAACGATGAGACGGTCAAGTTCGAAATCTGGGacacggccggccaggagaggtacCACAGCCTGGCGCCCATGTACTACCGCGGCGCCGCGGCCGCGATCGTCGTCTACGACATCACCAACGCG GCCTCTTTTACACGTGCAAAGAAATGGGTTCAAGAACTTCAAGCACAAG GGAATCCAAACACAGTAATGGCTCTTGCTGGGAACAAGGCTGATATGTTGGAGGCAAGGCAGGTGCCAGTGGAA GAAGCGACGACTTACGCACAAGAGAATGGGCTCTTCTTCATTGAAACGTCTGCCAAAACAGCCATCAATGTGAATGACGTATTCTATGAGCTCG CAAAGAGACTGCTCGCGGGGCAGCAGGCGCAGAACCCGCAGGCGGGGATGGTGCTCTCACAGAGACCGGCCGAGAGGATGGTGAGCAGCACGTCGTGCTGCTCATCATAG